In a genomic window of Actinomycetes bacterium:
- a CDS encoding lysylphosphatidylglycerol synthase transmembrane domain-containing protein, giving the protein MTVQEHARVEVVEPPLAQRVRRPADALRFAVALVALVLTLVLGTIAHGTATGVETDVVQAVSLVPAVVLFLLNLITGVGLLGLPIAVSLDLLVRRRPRQLIDAMAGTAFAAVVVVALNTGIVHVDRLSQLRFALSVGVASGTLSSPLSVLLASTVAFLVVARVGERRGLLPLSVVVVGASVATTLLAGRATLLSVAAGILLGLTIGFAARVVLGTVPSRPSGREIAAVLAGSLPDLVRLERIPSRPEDGRRYAGSRAGGAPVDVVVLDRDLEGAGLAYRLWRLLLVRGPAAGRTLVSVQQTLERDALMTYALAAAGVGTPRLLAVSEVGPSAVMLAYEHRDARALADLEPGEVDQALLESIWEELAALRRANLAHRELTAENIWVTPGRAILLTGMRGGEVAATDLHQRLDVAQLLTTLALVAGPRAAVGAGAAVLGPDALATALPVLQSLVLARSTRQALRRQRGLLEEVREAVMAVAPAETTGVAPDTSVERLTWRRLLLVVGGAVAAYVLLSQLSDVDLIGLLRRADWPWVVVLVACSALTYIGAAFSLNGFVLERIPLPRTLLAQLASSFVSLVAPPAVGSPAVNARFLQRQGLEGPVALATIGVWQAMSFVVHLVLLVTVGVLAGTQAHTSFDPPEGAVVGAAVLLLVAGGFLSLPWARRTIGSRLTTLGRQVIPHLLAVAQRPGKLAEGIGGSVFLNIAYCAALVASVRAFGGDLPWPAISVVYLAGAAVGSAAPTPGGLGAVETALAAGLTAAGMEGGAAVSSVLLFRLATYWLPVAPGWAAFRWLQAKGSL; this is encoded by the coding sequence GTGACCGTGCAGGAGCACGCGCGCGTCGAGGTCGTCGAGCCGCCGCTCGCCCAGCGCGTGCGGCGACCCGCGGACGCGCTGCGCTTCGCCGTGGCACTGGTCGCCCTCGTCCTCACCCTCGTCCTCGGCACCATCGCGCACGGCACGGCCACCGGGGTCGAGACCGACGTGGTCCAGGCGGTCTCCCTGGTCCCTGCCGTGGTCCTCTTCCTGCTCAACCTGATCACCGGCGTCGGGCTGCTCGGCCTGCCCATCGCGGTGAGCCTCGACCTGCTCGTGCGCCGCCGACCCCGACAGCTCATCGACGCGATGGCCGGGACGGCCTTCGCGGCCGTCGTCGTGGTGGCCCTGAACACCGGGATCGTGCACGTCGACCGCCTCAGCCAGCTGCGCTTCGCCCTGTCGGTCGGGGTCGCCAGCGGGACCCTGTCCAGCCCACTCTCCGTCCTGCTCGCGAGCACCGTCGCGTTCCTCGTGGTCGCCCGTGTCGGGGAGCGGCGCGGACTGCTCCCGCTGTCGGTCGTCGTGGTCGGTGCCAGTGTCGCCACCACGCTGCTGGCCGGCCGGGCGACGCTGCTGTCGGTGGCGGCCGGGATCCTGCTCGGCCTGACGATCGGGTTCGCCGCCCGGGTCGTGCTCGGGACCGTCCCCAGCCGGCCGAGCGGTCGCGAGATCGCAGCCGTCCTCGCCGGCTCGCTGCCCGACCTCGTGCGTCTCGAGCGCATCCCGTCGCGTCCCGAGGACGGCCGGCGCTACGCCGGGTCGCGCGCGGGTGGGGCGCCGGTCGACGTCGTCGTCCTGGATCGCGACCTGGAGGGCGCGGGACTGGCCTACCGGCTCTGGCGGCTGCTGCTCGTCCGCGGGCCGGCAGCCGGGCGGACCCTGGTGTCGGTGCAGCAGACCCTGGAGCGCGACGCGCTGATGACCTATGCGCTCGCCGCCGCCGGCGTCGGCACCCCCCGGCTGCTCGCCGTCTCCGAGGTCGGTCCGTCCGCCGTCATGCTCGCCTACGAGCACCGGGACGCCCGGGCACTCGCCGATCTCGAGCCCGGCGAGGTCGACCAGGCGCTGCTGGAGTCGATCTGGGAGGAGCTGGCCGCGCTTCGCCGGGCCAACCTCGCCCACCGGGAGCTCACCGCCGAGAACATCTGGGTGACGCCCGGCCGGGCGATCCTGCTCACCGGCATGCGCGGCGGCGAGGTGGCGGCCACCGACCTGCACCAGCGCCTCGACGTCGCCCAGCTGCTCACCACGCTGGCACTGGTGGCCGGACCGCGGGCCGCGGTAGGCGCGGGCGCAGCGGTGCTCGGCCCCGACGCGCTGGCGACGGCGCTGCCGGTCCTGCAGTCCCTGGTCCTGGCCCGCAGCACCCGGCAGGCGCTGCGCCGGCAGCGGGGGCTCCTCGAGGAGGTCCGCGAGGCGGTCATGGCGGTGGCCCCCGCCGAGACCACCGGCGTCGCCCCGGACACGAGCGTCGAGCGCCTCACCTGGCGGCGGCTGCTCCTCGTGGTCGGCGGCGCCGTCGCGGCCTACGTCCTGCTGTCCCAGCTCTCCGACGTCGACCTGATCGGGCTGCTGCGACGGGCCGACTGGCCCTGGGTCGTGGTTCTCGTGGCGTGCTCGGCACTCACCTACATCGGCGCCGCGTTCAGCCTCAACGGGTTCGTGCTCGAGCGGATCCCGCTGCCGAGGACCCTGCTGGCCCAGCTCGCCTCCTCCTTCGTCAGCCTGGTCGCCCCACCCGCGGTGGGCAGCCCTGCCGTGAACGCCCGCTTCCTGCAGCGCCAGGGGCTCGAGGGCCCCGTGGCCCTGGCCACGATCGGGGTGTGGCAGGCGATGTCGTTCGTCGTGCATCTGGTGCTGCTGGTCACGGTCGGCGTGCTCGCGGGGACCCAGGCGCACACCTCCTTCGACCCGCCCGAGGGAGCCGTGGTGGGAGCGGCCGTCCTGCTGCTGGTGGCCGGCGGCTTCCTGTCACTTCCGTGGGCGAGACGCACCATCGGCTCGCGGCTGACCACCCTCGGCCGTCAGGTCATTCCGCACCTGCTCGCCGTGGCACAGCGGCCGGGCAAGCTGGCCGAAGGCATCGGCGGCAGCGTGTTCCTGAACATCGCCTACTGCGCCGCGCTCGTCGCGTCGGTGCGCGCCTTCGGCGGCGACCTGCCGTGGCCCGCCATCTCGGTGGTCTATCTCGCCGGTGCCGCGGTGGGCTCCGCGGCGCCGACCCCCGGCGGGCTCGGCGCGGTCGAGACCGCCCTCGCGGCCGGCCTGACGGCGGCGGGGATGGAGGGCGGGGCCGCCGTGTCGAGCGTGCTGCTCTTCCGCCTGGCGACGTACTGGCTGCCGGTGGCCCCCGGCTGGGCGGCCTTCCGCTGGCTGCAGGCCAAGGGCTCCCTGTGA
- a CDS encoding MGMT family protein: protein MPSPLPAHAERVLDLVERVPSGSVVTYGDVAEMLGEGSGRTVGRVMALYGGAVPWWRVVLASGRPAPGHETEALRRLRAEGVPLRGDRIVLRDARWSG, encoded by the coding sequence GTGCCGTCTCCGCTGCCCGCCCACGCCGAACGCGTCCTCGACCTCGTGGAGCGGGTGCCGTCGGGGTCGGTCGTGACCTACGGGGACGTGGCCGAGATGCTCGGTGAGGGCTCCGGACGCACCGTGGGGCGGGTCATGGCCCTCTACGGCGGTGCCGTGCCCTGGTGGCGCGTGGTCCTGGCCAGTGGCCGTCCGGCGCCGGGGCACGAGACAGAGGCCTTGCGGCGGCTTCGCGCCGAAGGGGTCCCGCTGCGCGGCGACCGGATCGTGCTGCGGGACGCTCGTTGGTCCGGGTGA
- a CDS encoding ATP-dependent DNA helicase, with product MSGPAPTYRLVAAPASTPAPVRLDPAQRAVVEVVSRRGCGPVLLLAGPGTGKTTTLVEAVAQRVERGCSPDRVLTLTFSRRAASELRRRLTLRLGRALSVQPAWTFHAFALSLVAASRAAEDAGRPLRLLSAPEQDVVVRELLLGDRVDGRRDWPEELVLALGTRGFADEVRTLLARARSFGLEPPDLAALARAAGRSDWSASARFLDDYLTVLDDLGAVDYAELVHRAAVHAEGEVARHALRDRFDLVVVDEYQDTDPGQERLLRALAGDGRDLLAVGDPDQSIYAFRGADVRGLLDFRDRFRGVDGSPARVLTLNVSRRAGRTLLTASRRLAVAMPLAGAGLSMPLREHRALRPGPDTPDGAVEVCTFPSAAAQLEAVGDLLRREHLDAGTPWGSMAVLVRSGARSIPLAQRVLGGVGVPIEVAGDELPLVREAAVAPLLLALRVITDPAALTQEAARALLLSPLGALDASGLRRLGRRLRARERTRGAVLPRPSAELVREALAQPSLLGSPATVAEVPESRRPEMAHRPADPAVSAARALGELLHSARELADRGASTHEVLWHLWDSTAWPRRLERQSLLGGREGHAADRDLDAVVALFDAAARDEERGPRRAIAAFLDELTAQQIPADTLAERGTRGDAVRLLTAHRSKGLEWDVVVVCDVQEDSWPDLRRRASVLEADRLDRFGLVPPPSRGELLAEERRLFYVAVTRARRRLVVTAVDSPEDDGSRPSRFLAELGTAVEARTEDASRRPLTLSALVRELRQVVTDPAADSALRSAAAARLARLAAARAPDGTPLVPAAHPDRWWGLEELSVAAIPLFAPEEALVLSASSLTGITDCRLRWFLDHEVGGREARGAALGFGSVVHALADAVERGDAEPDAEALSARLDRVWDRLAFEAAWQSESQRTQAVEALRRFLAWRRGVAAHGRRLVGSEVRFEVTVPVGDRAVTLRGSMDRVELDADGAVVVVDLKTGRTPPTQREVDEHPQLGLYQLAVRAGALDCLPEAAGRPPGGAELVHLREDRRGLPYVQRQPAPAADAPVPVEELLESAVAALVTEDFAPTPGPRCGRCQYRTACPALPEGRGLLP from the coding sequence GTGAGCGGCCCGGCGCCGACGTACCGACTGGTCGCCGCTCCTGCGAGCACGCCCGCGCCGGTGCGGCTCGACCCGGCGCAGCGGGCGGTCGTCGAGGTGGTCTCGCGCCGAGGCTGCGGACCGGTGCTGCTGCTTGCGGGACCGGGGACGGGCAAGACCACGACGCTTGTCGAGGCCGTCGCGCAGCGGGTGGAACGGGGATGCTCCCCCGACCGGGTGCTCACGCTCACCTTCAGCCGCAGGGCGGCGTCGGAGCTACGGAGGAGGCTCACCCTGCGGCTGGGCCGTGCCCTGTCCGTGCAGCCGGCCTGGACCTTCCATGCCTTCGCGCTCTCGCTGGTGGCCGCGTCCCGGGCAGCCGAGGATGCGGGGCGTCCGTTGCGCCTGCTCTCGGCACCGGAGCAGGACGTGGTGGTGCGCGAGCTCCTGCTCGGGGACCGGGTGGACGGCCGTCGTGACTGGCCCGAGGAGCTCGTGCTCGCCCTCGGGACCCGCGGGTTCGCCGATGAGGTGCGCACGTTGCTGGCCCGCGCCCGCAGCTTCGGCCTGGAGCCTCCGGACCTGGCCGCCCTCGCGAGGGCGGCCGGCCGGTCGGACTGGTCGGCGAGCGCGCGTTTCCTCGACGACTACCTCACCGTCCTCGACGACCTCGGGGCCGTCGACTACGCCGAGCTGGTGCACCGGGCCGCCGTCCATGCGGAGGGCGAGGTGGCGCGCCACGCCCTGCGTGACCGCTTCGACCTGGTCGTCGTCGATGAGTACCAGGACACCGACCCTGGCCAGGAGCGGCTGCTCCGGGCGCTCGCCGGCGACGGTCGGGACCTGCTCGCCGTGGGAGACCCGGACCAGTCCATCTACGCCTTCCGCGGGGCGGACGTACGCGGCCTGCTCGACTTCCGCGACCGCTTCCGGGGCGTCGACGGTTCCCCTGCCCGGGTGCTCACGCTGAACGTCTCACGGCGAGCGGGCCGCACCCTGCTCACGGCCTCCCGCCGCCTCGCCGTGGCCATGCCCCTTGCGGGAGCCGGCCTGTCCATGCCGCTGCGCGAGCACCGTGCGCTGCGGCCGGGGCCGGACACGCCCGACGGTGCCGTCGAGGTCTGCACCTTCCCGAGCGCCGCTGCGCAGCTGGAGGCGGTGGGTGACCTGCTGCGTCGCGAGCACCTGGACGCGGGGACCCCTTGGGGGTCGATGGCGGTGCTCGTCCGCTCAGGCGCTCGCTCGATACCCCTGGCCCAGCGCGTCCTGGGCGGCGTAGGGGTCCCGATCGAGGTCGCCGGTGATGAGCTGCCGCTGGTGCGCGAAGCCGCCGTTGCACCGCTGCTGCTCGCGCTGCGCGTGATCACCGATCCCGCTGCGCTCACCCAGGAGGCGGCGCGCGCGTTGCTGCTCTCCCCCCTCGGGGCGCTCGACGCCTCCGGGTTGCGCCGGCTCGGCCGGCGCCTGCGCGCCCGGGAGCGCACGCGGGGCGCGGTGCTCCCGCGACCGAGCGCGGAGCTCGTGCGCGAGGCGCTGGCCCAGCCGTCGCTGCTCGGGTCGCCGGCCACGGTGGCGGAGGTGCCCGAGAGCCGGCGCCCCGAGATGGCGCACAGGCCCGCCGACCCGGCGGTGTCAGCTGCGCGTGCGCTCGGCGAGCTGCTGCACTCGGCGAGGGAGCTCGCCGACCGTGGTGCCTCGACCCACGAGGTCCTGTGGCACCTGTGGGACTCCACGGCCTGGCCGCGCCGCCTCGAGCGCCAGTCGCTCCTGGGGGGGCGCGAGGGTCATGCGGCGGACCGCGACCTGGACGCCGTGGTCGCTCTCTTCGACGCCGCGGCGCGAGACGAGGAGCGTGGCCCACGCCGCGCGATCGCCGCCTTCCTGGACGAGCTCACTGCCCAGCAGATCCCGGCCGACACCTTGGCGGAGCGCGGCACCCGTGGCGATGCGGTTCGCCTGCTGACCGCCCATCGCAGCAAGGGGCTGGAGTGGGACGTCGTCGTCGTCTGCGACGTGCAGGAGGACAGCTGGCCCGACCTGCGCAGGCGCGCGTCGGTGCTCGAGGCCGACCGGCTCGACCGCTTCGGCCTGGTGCCGCCGCCCTCTCGCGGGGAGCTGCTCGCGGAGGAGCGCCGCCTGTTCTACGTGGCGGTGACGCGCGCCCGGCGCCGGCTCGTGGTGACCGCCGTGGACTCCCCCGAGGACGACGGCTCCCGCCCCTCCCGCTTCCTCGCCGAGCTCGGGACCGCGGTCGAGGCTCGCACCGAGGACGCCAGCCGTCGCCCGCTGACCCTGAGCGCCCTGGTGCGCGAGCTTCGCCAGGTGGTCACCGACCCGGCGGCGGACAGCGCGCTGCGCTCGGCCGCCGCGGCGCGGTTGGCCCGGTTGGCCGCCGCCCGCGCCCCGGACGGCACGCCGTTGGTCCCCGCGGCCCACCCGGACCGTTGGTGGGGCTTGGAAGAGCTCAGCGTGGCCGCAATCCCGCTCTTCGCGCCTGAGGAGGCGCTCGTCCTGTCGGCCTCCTCCCTCACCGGGATCACCGACTGCCGGCTGCGCTGGTTCCTCGACCACGAGGTCGGGGGCCGCGAGGCCCGCGGCGCCGCCCTGGGGTTCGGCTCGGTGGTCCATGCCCTCGCCGACGCCGTCGAGCGTGGCGACGCCGAGCCCGATGCCGAGGCGCTCTCCGCTCGCCTCGACCGCGTCTGGGACCGGCTCGCCTTCGAGGCGGCCTGGCAATCCGAGAGCCAGCGGACGCAGGCGGTCGAGGCGCTACGCCGGTTCCTCGCCTGGCGGCGTGGCGTCGCGGCCCACGGTCGCCGGCTCGTGGGTTCGGAGGTCCGCTTCGAGGTGACGGTCCCGGTCGGCGACCGGGCGGTGACGCTGCGCGGGTCGATGGACCGCGTCGAGCTCGACGCTGATGGCGCGGTGGTCGTCGTGGACCTCAAGACGGGCCGCACTCCGCCGACCCAGCGCGAAGTCGACGAGCATCCGCAGCTGGGGCTCTACCAGCTCGCGGTGCGCGCGGGCGCCCTGGACTGTTTGCCCGAGGCCGCGGGCCGCCCGCCGGGGGGAGCCGAGCTGGTGCATCTTCGCGAGGACCGGCGGGGGCTTCCGTACGTCCAACGTCAGCCGGCGCCCGCCGCGGACGCTCCGGTCCCCGTCGAGGAGCTGCTCGAGTCGGCGGTGGCGGCGCTGGTCACGGAGGACTTCGCGCCGACGCCCGGGCCGCGGTGCGGGCGCTGCCAGTACCGCACGGCGTGTCCGGCACTGCCGGAGGGGCGGGGGCTGCTTCCGTGA